One segment of Phragmites australis chromosome 13, lpPhrAust1.1, whole genome shotgun sequence DNA contains the following:
- the LOC133888136 gene encoding anthocyanidin reductase ((2S)-flavan-3-ol-forming)-like: MATADMKKTACVTGGNGYIASALIKMLLEKGYAVKTTVRNPDDKEKNSHLEGLKELGHLEVFRADLDNEGSFDEAIAGCDYAFLLAAPVNYTAKNPEKELIEPGVKGTLNVLRSCVKAGTVKRVILTSSTAAISSRPLQGYGHVLDEESWSDVEYLTAKRTGLWAYPVSKVLLEKAASKFAQEHDISLVTLCPSVTVGEAPDRQVYTTVPAILSLLSGDEAELRVLKGIERASGSVPLVHVEDVCRAEIFVAEEEAAAGRYICCSLDTTIVEMARFLAKKYPQYNVNTNISGDLLEEPIALLPSAKLTREGFEFKYRTLDHIYDDMVEYGKTLGILPS, translated from the exons ATGGCAACAGCTGACATGAAGAAGACGGCGTGCGTCACCGGAGGGAACGGGTACATCGCCTCGGCGCTCATCAAGATGCTGCTGGAAAAGGGGTACGCCGTGAAGACGACGGTCAGGAACCCCG ATGACAAGGAGAAGAACTCCCACCTCGAGGGCTTGAAGGAACTTGGCCACTTGGAGGTCTTCCGCGCCGACTTGGACAATGAAGGCAGCTTCGACGAAGCCATTGCAGGCTGCGACTACGCCTTCCTCCTGGCCGCTCCGGTGAACTACACGGCGAAGAATCCTGAG AAAGAGCTGATCGAGCCTGGCGTCAAAGGCACGCTCAACGTCCTGAGGTCGTGCGTGAAAGCCGGGACGGTGAAGCGTGTGATCCTGACCTCGTCGACGGCCGCCATCTCCAGCAGGCCGCTGCAAGGCTACGGCCATGTGCTGGACGAGGAGTCCTGGTCCGACGTCGAGTACCTCACAGCCAAAAGGACTGGTCTTTGG GCGTACCCGGTCTCGAAGGTGCTCCTGGAGAAGGCGGCGTCCAAGTTCGCGCAGGAGCACGACATCAGCCTGGTCACCCTGTGCCCCTCCGTCACCGTAGGCGAGGCGCCGGACAGACAGGTCTACACGACCGTCCCCGCCATCCTCTCCTTGCTATCCG GCGACGAGGCAGAGCTCCGTGTGCTCAAAGGCATCGAGAGGGCCTCCGGCTCAGTTCCGCTGGTGCACGTCGAGGACGTCTGCCGCGCAGAGATTTTCGTCGCCGAGGAGGAAGCGGCCGCGGGGAGGTACATCTGCTGCAGCCTCGACACGACCATCGTCGAGATGGCCCGTTTCCTGGCAAAGAAGTACCCGCAGTACAACGTGAACACAAATAT CTCCGGCGATCTCCTTGAGGAGCCGATAGCGCTCCTGCCGTCCGCGAAGCTGACCAGGGAAGGGTTCGAGTTCAAGTACAGGACGCTGGATCACATATACGATGACATGGTCGAGTACGGCAAGACCCTGGGGATTCTGCCCAGCTGA